In Streptomyces sp. SLBN-118, the following are encoded in one genomic region:
- a CDS encoding FAD-dependent monooxygenase: MAHTYATDVLVVGAGPVGLTTAAELRRRQVSCRIVDRLPARLPFAKAVGIQPRTLEIWDRMGLVRAAMDAAVPMRGQLTYVDGAEQPRIDLALPPEVPYGFAALPQYETERILEEFLTRYGTRIERGTELVSFAQDADGVTSRLRTPSGAEEELRTRFLVGCDGAHSLVRKGLGLSFEGGAFPEEYMLADVEVDWDLPPGYGVRAMHRDGDGAVDDLLVCIPLPGSGRYRMSMLVPPELSTARQAEAAGASDGVAHGLEGGRAPGLSDIQAVLDRLSPQQTTASAIRWASVFRISHRLVDRYGEGRVFVAGDAAHIHPPTGAQGMNTGIQDAWNLAWKLALAVEGAAHPGLLASYDAERRPVGEEVVGRTVRHATEGVQADPADPATLMLREAQLLVSYRGSPLADPPGDGPGPRPGDRAPDCGGLTGPIAAYPLRLYDLLRDRGHILLLFGSGHGNGNGHGLELAEAARESSGGRVETCVVLEADAPAGATLLPVYRDSRGEFARLYAVEQPTAFVIRPDGHLGARLCPPDPKQLAAHLAATFAATHGAAADLD; encoded by the coding sequence GTGGCGCACACCTACGCAACGGACGTACTGGTCGTGGGTGCCGGCCCGGTCGGCCTGACCACGGCCGCGGAACTGCGCAGGCGCCAGGTCTCCTGCCGGATCGTGGACCGGCTGCCCGCCCGGCTGCCGTTCGCGAAGGCCGTGGGCATCCAGCCGCGCACCCTGGAGATCTGGGACCGGATGGGCCTGGTCCGCGCCGCCATGGACGCGGCCGTCCCGATGCGGGGCCAGCTGACCTACGTCGACGGTGCCGAGCAGCCCCGCATAGACCTCGCCCTGCCGCCCGAGGTGCCGTACGGCTTCGCCGCGCTTCCGCAGTACGAGACCGAGCGCATCCTCGAGGAGTTCCTCACGCGGTACGGGACCCGGATCGAGCGCGGCACGGAACTGGTGTCGTTCGCCCAGGACGCCGATGGGGTGACCAGCCGGCTGCGTACCCCCTCCGGCGCGGAGGAAGAGCTGCGGACCCGCTTCCTGGTGGGCTGCGACGGCGCGCACAGCCTCGTCCGGAAGGGGCTCGGGCTCAGCTTCGAAGGCGGCGCCTTCCCCGAGGAGTACATGCTCGCCGACGTGGAGGTCGACTGGGACCTCCCGCCCGGGTACGGCGTACGTGCCATGCACCGGGACGGCGACGGCGCGGTCGACGACCTGCTGGTCTGCATCCCGCTGCCCGGCTCGGGCCGGTACCGGATGTCGATGCTGGTACCGCCCGAGCTCTCGACCGCACGGCAGGCCGAGGCCGCCGGGGCGTCCGATGGGGTGGCGCACGGCCTGGAGGGCGGACGGGCCCCCGGGCTCTCCGACATCCAGGCCGTCCTGGACCGGCTCTCCCCGCAGCAGACGACCGCCTCGGCCATCCGCTGGGCCTCGGTGTTCCGCATCAGCCACCGGCTCGTGGACCGGTACGGAGAGGGCCGGGTCTTCGTCGCCGGGGACGCGGCGCACATTCACCCGCCGACGGGCGCCCAGGGCATGAACACCGGTATCCAGGACGCCTGGAACCTGGCCTGGAAGCTCGCGCTGGCGGTCGAGGGGGCGGCCCACCCCGGCCTGCTCGCGAGCTACGACGCCGAACGCCGGCCGGTCGGCGAGGAGGTCGTCGGCCGTACCGTGCGGCATGCCACCGAGGGAGTCCAGGCCGACCCCGCCGACCCGGCGACCCTGATGCTGCGCGAGGCGCAGCTGCTCGTCTCCTACCGGGGCAGCCCGCTCGCGGACCCGCCCGGCGACGGCCCCGGACCCCGGCCGGGCGACCGGGCCCCGGACTGCGGCGGTCTCACCGGCCCGATCGCCGCCTACCCGCTGCGCCTGTACGACCTCCTCCGGGACCGCGGCCACATACTGCTGCTGTTCGGAAGCGGGCACGGGAACGGGAACGGGCACGGGCTCGAACTCGCCGAGGCGGCCCGGGAGTCGTCCGGGGGCCGGGTGGAGACCTGCGTGGTCCTGGAGGCCGATGCCCCGGCCGGCGCGACGCTCCTGCCGGTCTACCGCGACAGCCGCGGCGAGTTCGCCCGCCTCTACGCCGTGGAGCAGCCGACGGCCTTCGTGATCCGCCCGGACGGCCACCTCGGCGCCCGCCTCTGTCCGCCGGACCCGAAGCAGCTGGCCGCCCATCTCGCAGCCACCTTCGCCGCGACCCACGGGGCGGCAGCCGACTTGGACTAA
- a CDS encoding endo-alpha-N-acetylgalactosaminidase family protein: MPRRLRAARALAAVSSAVFALAGPALPAAAGEADAPAVIGSPQLSVTVAEDFPRVLSYSDRAGGATLLGSTNPVTEVVLNGTAYAVQLKGAPALTASSAAYTLAFAALPGVEIDAGLTVAGRAVTFKVTAVRDTEAFRVGTIDIPGHDLVSVGSTESGAATAFTRLDPDSTKTADVFAGVTDGTAADLAPVGASYALVNTGSLAAAVESNSSYDRPGGATGGDDARFWHQARKAADGSTRVGVWSGQWTYRGSGAPQPASGRDLPWAKVVVTPDANGDRKVDWQDGAVAFRSIGARAPGSERTPDRVITHIPFNFASQATHPFLRTLDDVKRISLATDGLGQLALLKGYGSEGHDSAHPDYGGHYNKRAGGLADLNTLLKKGRKWGAAFGVHVNATESYPEAKSFSETLVDKTKPGWNWLNQSYYIDQRRDINSGDLARRFQQLRDETDPNLSLLYIDVYHTHGWIADKTLQAVQAQGWNVATEWADKFERASLWSHWANDLDYGGATNKGLNSQIIRFIRNGEKDVWNNHPVLGQSALEDFEGWTGESDWNAFYANVWQRDLPAKYLQHQQITRWNGNDLTFTGQVRGTVEDGRRSFYDHGRKVLDGDAYLLPWDGGRKLYHYNKAGGSSSWAVRGAASYTVYKLTDNGRVKTGTVRPAGGRISLTAAAGQPYVLYPDRAPAPADPRWGEGGPVADPGFNDVGLDDWSKRGTVVRDTDDHGRNSAALSGTSAASLSQRLTGLTPGARYSASAWIEVQPGRERRTTLSAGGASVTVERSTAKDQVAASDRHDSYFQRAKVHFTAPADGTATLKAEAASGSSARVRIDDVRVVKSAPATRPGTVAYEDFEAVDQGWGPFLKGDAGGVTDPRTHIAQKHAPYTQVGWNRKLIDDVLDGGESLKSHEENAGLVYRTAPWTVPMSNGHSYRVEYDYQSSHAGAYEWVTGYDRIGADGTPGSVETRRTPMGQQGTTGHFTETVTAGCGDTWTGLRKRDDAPDGADFVLDGFTVTDLGPAAGQAACGTLSVEPAAETLEPGRKNEVKAVFTNYEAQPATGVSIALALPEGWTAEPSGPLSFDEVAPGAKAGGSWQVTPPRDAKYQTYTLGSQVTYDVGGSAQKLAAAASVRTLPPPPAADAWASDLDWASAENGWGPVERDVSNGETGTGDGAPLTIGGVAYAKGLGTHAPAKVRYYLGGQCTSFTAEVGVDDVQISRGSVQFSVLADGAEQVKSPVLKAADAAWQLTADVTGASYVDLVVGDGGDGNGNDHADWGSARFRCGAPG, encoded by the coding sequence ATGCCACGAAGACTCCGTGCGGCCCGTGCCCTCGCCGCAGTCTCATCCGCCGTGTTCGCCCTCGCCGGACCCGCACTCCCCGCCGCCGCGGGCGAGGCCGATGCACCTGCCGTCATCGGTTCACCGCAGCTCTCGGTCACCGTCGCCGAGGACTTCCCGCGGGTCCTCTCGTACAGCGACCGGGCGGGTGGGGCCACGCTCCTCGGGAGCACGAACCCGGTCACCGAGGTCGTCCTCAACGGCACTGCGTACGCGGTGCAGTTGAAGGGCGCGCCCGCCCTCACGGCGTCGAGTGCCGCGTACACCCTGGCCTTCGCCGCCCTGCCCGGGGTCGAGATCGACGCGGGGCTGACCGTCGCCGGACGGGCCGTGACCTTCAAGGTCACCGCGGTGCGCGACACCGAGGCCTTCCGTGTGGGCACGATCGACATCCCCGGGCACGACCTCGTCTCGGTCGGCAGTACGGAGTCCGGCGCCGCGACCGCCTTCACGCGCCTGGACCCCGACTCGACGAAGACCGCCGACGTCTTTGCCGGGGTCACGGACGGGACGGCGGCGGACCTGGCACCCGTCGGAGCCTCCTACGCTCTCGTCAACACCGGCTCCCTCGCCGCCGCCGTCGAGTCCAACTCCAGCTACGACAGGCCCGGCGGAGCCACCGGAGGCGACGACGCCCGCTTCTGGCACCAGGCCCGCAAGGCCGCGGACGGCAGCACGCGCGTCGGAGTCTGGTCGGGGCAGTGGACCTACCGGGGGAGCGGTGCCCCGCAGCCCGCGAGCGGCAGGGACCTGCCCTGGGCGAAGGTCGTGGTCACCCCCGACGCCAACGGCGACAGGAAGGTCGACTGGCAGGACGGCGCCGTGGCCTTCCGCTCGATCGGGGCCAGGGCCCCGGGCAGCGAGCGGACGCCGGACCGGGTGATCACCCACATCCCGTTCAACTTCGCCAGCCAGGCCACCCACCCCTTCCTGCGCACCCTGGACGACGTCAAGCGGATCTCGCTCGCCACCGACGGACTCGGCCAGCTGGCGCTGCTGAAGGGATACGGCTCCGAGGGCCACGACTCCGCCCACCCCGACTACGGCGGTCACTACAACAAGCGGGCCGGGGGACTGGCCGACCTCAATACGCTGCTCAAGAAGGGCAGGAAGTGGGGCGCGGCCTTCGGTGTGCATGTGAACGCGACCGAGTCGTACCCGGAGGCGAAGAGCTTCAGCGAAACCCTCGTCGACAAGACCAAGCCGGGCTGGAACTGGCTGAACCAGAGCTATTACATCGACCAGCGCCGCGACATCAACAGCGGTGATCTCGCCCGCAGATTCCAGCAGTTGAGGGACGAGACCGACCCGAATCTCTCCCTCCTCTACATCGACGTCTACCACACGCACGGCTGGATCGCCGACAAGACCCTCCAGGCCGTGCAGGCGCAGGGCTGGAACGTCGCCACCGAATGGGCCGACAAGTTCGAGCGGGCCTCGCTCTGGTCGCACTGGGCCAATGACCTCGACTACGGCGGGGCCACCAACAAGGGCCTCAACTCCCAGATCATCCGTTTCATCCGCAACGGCGAGAAGGACGTCTGGAACAATCACCCGGTCCTCGGCCAGAGTGCACTGGAGGATTTCGAGGGCTGGACGGGCGAGAGCGACTGGAACGCCTTCTACGCCAATGTCTGGCAGCGCGATCTGCCCGCCAAATACCTCCAGCACCAGCAGATCACCCGCTGGAACGGCAACGACCTGACCTTCACCGGCCAAGTCCGGGGCACGGTCGAGGACGGCCGCCGCAGCTTCTACGACCACGGCCGCAAGGTCCTGGACGGCGACGCCTACCTCCTGCCGTGGGACGGCGGCAGGAAGCTCTACCACTACAACAAGGCGGGTGGCAGCAGCAGTTGGGCCGTGCGCGGTGCGGCCTCGTACACCGTCTACAAGCTCACCGACAACGGACGCGTGAAGACCGGCACCGTACGCCCGGCCGGCGGCCGGATCAGCCTGACCGCCGCCGCAGGACAGCCGTACGTCCTCTACCCGGACCGCGCGCCCGCCCCCGCGGACCCGCGGTGGGGCGAGGGCGGGCCGGTCGCCGACCCCGGCTTCAACGACGTGGGTCTGGACGACTGGTCCAAGCGCGGCACGGTCGTCCGGGACACCGACGACCACGGCCGCAACAGTGCCGCCCTGAGCGGGACGTCCGCCGCCTCGCTCTCCCAGCGGCTGACCGGGCTCACCCCCGGGGCCCGCTACAGCGCGTCCGCCTGGATCGAGGTCCAGCCGGGCAGGGAGCGGCGTACGACCCTGTCCGCGGGCGGCGCGTCCGTCACCGTCGAGCGCTCGACCGCGAAGGACCAGGTCGCCGCGTCCGACCGGCACGACAGCTACTTCCAGCGGGCCAAGGTGCACTTCACCGCGCCCGCGGACGGCACGGCCACCCTCAAGGCCGAGGCAGCGAGCGGCAGTTCGGCGCGTGTGCGGATCGACGACGTACGCGTCGTCAAGAGTGCACCCGCCACCAGGCCGGGCACCGTTGCGTACGAGGACTTCGAGGCGGTCGACCAGGGGTGGGGCCCCTTCCTCAAGGGCGACGCGGGCGGCGTCACCGACCCGCGCACCCACATCGCGCAGAAGCACGCCCCGTACACCCAGGTGGGCTGGAACAGGAAGCTGATCGACGATGTGCTGGACGGCGGCGAGTCCTTGAAGTCCCACGAGGAGAACGCCGGTCTCGTCTACCGAACGGCACCCTGGACCGTGCCGATGAGCAACGGGCACAGCTACCGGGTCGAGTACGACTACCAGTCGAGCCACGCGGGTGCGTACGAGTGGGTCACCGGATACGACAGGATCGGCGCGGACGGGACCCCGGGCTCCGTGGAGACCCGTCGCACGCCGATGGGGCAGCAGGGGACCACCGGGCACTTCACCGAGACCGTCACGGCGGGCTGCGGCGACACCTGGACCGGTCTGCGCAAGCGGGACGACGCCCCGGACGGCGCCGACTTCGTCCTCGACGGCTTCACCGTCACGGACCTCGGTCCGGCGGCGGGGCAGGCGGCCTGCGGGACGCTGAGCGTCGAACCGGCCGCCGAGACCCTGGAGCCCGGCCGGAAGAACGAGGTCAAGGCGGTGTTCACCAACTACGAGGCGCAGCCCGCGACCGGCGTCTCGATCGCTCTGGCCCTGCCCGAGGGGTGGACGGCGGAGCCCTCGGGACCCCTGTCATTCGACGAGGTCGCGCCGGGGGCGAAGGCCGGCGGCAGTTGGCAGGTCACACCGCCGCGGGACGCCAAGTACCAGACGTACACGCTTGGTTCGCAGGTCACGTACGACGTCGGCGGTTCGGCTCAAAAGCTCGCTGCCGCAGCCTCGGTACGCACCCTGCCGCCACCGCCCGCCGCCGACGCCTGGGCCAGTGACCTCGACTGGGCGAGCGCGGAGAACGGCTGGGGGCCGGTCGAGCGCGATGTCTCCAACGGCGAGACGGGCACGGGCGACGGCGCCCCGCTGACCATCGGGGGAGTGGCGTACGCCAAGGGGCTCGGCACCCACGCTCCCGCGAAGGTCCGCTACTACCTGGGCGGGCAGTGCACGTCCTTCACCGCCGAGGTGGGGGTGGACGACGTCCAGATCTCGCGCGGCAGCGTCCAGTTCAGCGTCCTGGCGGACGGCGCCGAGCAGGTGAAGTCGCCGGTCCTGAAGGCCGCCGACGCGGCCTGGCAGCTGACCGCGGACGTCACCGGCGCCTCGTATGTCGATCTGGTCGTCGGCGACGGCGGCGACGGGAACGGCAACGACCACGCCGACTGGGGCAGTGCGCGATTCCGGTGCGGAGCCCCGGGGTAA
- a CDS encoding DUF1876 domain-containing protein, with translation MQTKKWNVEIVITENNHLTKAEARLRGQSAELIVGEGTAHRNRADQNVPHIGDELAVARALSELTHRLLHEAAAEIETHTGERVDHLRA, from the coding sequence ATGCAGACCAAGAAGTGGAATGTCGAGATCGTCATCACGGAGAACAATCACCTGACCAAGGCCGAGGCCCGGCTGCGCGGCCAGAGCGCGGAACTGATCGTCGGAGAGGGAACGGCACACCGCAATCGTGCCGACCAGAACGTCCCGCACATCGGAGACGAACTGGCTGTGGCCCGTGCCCTCAGCGAGTTGACACATCGGCTGCTGCACGAGGCGGCGGCGGAGATCGAGACCCACACCGGGGAGCGGGTGGATCACCTCCGCGCCTGA
- a CDS encoding S8 family peptidase, with protein sequence MPNRTRLKAFAAAAFAAAVMSAGPLSASAEPYAPAPAPLYHSPKALKGRYIVSLSPSADPDEVVRKLGLTSHYSYKSALRGFAAPLTALQLKTVRTTPGVAAVEEDAEVTALPMEEAGAERVPAASWGLDRIDQRRLPLNSQFKVNGTGIGVTAYILDTGIDFGHSEFGGRATYGFDVVGDGRRGRDCQGHGTHVAGTVGGATHGVARGVSLVSVRVLDCEGTGSWSGVLAGFDWVAENAVQPAVLNASLGGSKSVTVNEAATALSESGVLPVVAAGNEAADACNVSPASADGVVTVAASGRNDKETDFSNFGDCVALYAPGADIVSAKLGGGSVSLSGTSMASPHVTGAAALYKAINPTAAPDQVAAWLNTWSTKNVLAGLSAGSPNKILYTDGL encoded by the coding sequence ATGCCAAACCGAACGAGGCTCAAAGCCTTTGCCGCCGCGGCCTTTGCCGCCGCCGTGATGTCCGCCGGGCCGCTGTCCGCGTCCGCCGAGCCGTATGCCCCCGCCCCGGCCCCGCTGTACCACTCCCCGAAGGCCCTGAAAGGCCGCTACATCGTGTCGCTCAGCCCGAGCGCCGACCCGGACGAGGTGGTGCGCAAGCTCGGCCTGACGTCTCACTACTCCTACAAGTCCGCACTGCGCGGCTTCGCCGCCCCGCTGACCGCGCTTCAGCTCAAGACCGTGCGTACGACGCCCGGTGTTGCCGCCGTCGAGGAGGATGCCGAGGTCACCGCGCTGCCCATGGAGGAGGCCGGTGCCGAGCGCGTACCGGCCGCGTCCTGGGGTCTCGACCGGATCGATCAGCGCCGTCTGCCGCTCAACAGCCAGTTCAAGGTGAACGGCACCGGCATCGGTGTCACCGCGTACATCCTCGACACCGGAATCGACTTCGGCCACAGCGAGTTCGGCGGGCGCGCCACGTACGGCTTCGACGTCGTCGGGGACGGCCGGCGCGGCCGGGACTGCCAGGGGCACGGAACGCATGTCGCGGGCACGGTCGGCGGCGCGACCCACGGTGTGGCGCGCGGTGTTTCGCTGGTGAGCGTCCGCGTACTCGACTGTGAGGGCACGGGCTCCTGGTCGGGTGTCCTTGCGGGGTTCGACTGGGTGGCCGAGAACGCCGTGCAGCCCGCCGTGCTCAACGCCTCCCTCGGTGGCTCCAAGTCCGTCACGGTGAACGAAGCGGCGACCGCGCTCTCGGAGAGCGGCGTGCTGCCGGTCGTCGCGGCGGGGAACGAAGCGGCGGACGCCTGCAACGTCTCGCCGGCGTCCGCGGACGGCGTGGTCACGGTCGCCGCGTCCGGGCGCAACGACAAGGAGACCGACTTCTCGAACTTCGGCGACTGTGTCGCGCTCTACGCTCCGGGCGCCGACATCGTCTCCGCGAAGCTCGGCGGCGGCAGCGTCTCCCTGAGCGGCACATCCATGGCCTCTCCGCATGTCACGGGGGCTGCCGCGCTCTACAAGGCGATCAACCCGACCGCGGCGCCGGATCAGGTCGCTGCCTGGCTCAACACCTGGTCCACCAAGAATGTCCTGGCCGGTCTCAGTGCCGGGTCGCCCAACAAGATCCTCTACACCGACGGTCTCTGA
- a CDS encoding glycoside hydrolase family 3 N-terminal domain-containing protein, with protein sequence MPPRTRTRFRSRAGRGTAVLAATAVLTGLLAAAVPSAAVDDPAPVAVDRFEGEVPFANPPAEGIFTWGSDADDQPRLEFKERADAPEGAKVLEGSYDISAWGGLTHDFAFDKPAHDWTAHQGIRFWWYGQNTAPLPPGSGKRINFELKDGGANGEASELWTTSFTDDWEGWHLVEIPFADFVYRADYQPVGGIDQVLGLNEIWGYALTLPTGAPGRFAMDGVELYGKADPALKAKVVTDAAVYPVDEGGTAQVKISVATTGSGPIDEPVTVAYTTEGGTAEAGTDYAPVSGTVTFPAGSVSGTSRTVAVATKKDTAAESAETIPIKLTVTGAKPPAETPQVVVDAHGLPYLDARLPVKKRVADLLSRMTLAEKAGQMTQAERNALKSQGDIARYDLGSLLSGGGSVPTPNAPEAWARMVDAYQLRAQATRFQIPLIYGVDAVHGHNNVIGSTIMPHNIGIGATRDPAVAEKAGAVTAKEVRATGVPWDFAPCLCVTRDERWGRSYESFGEDPALVTAMETVIRGMQGPPSGKDLARNDKVLATAKHFAGDGGTEYGSSTTGSYTIDQGITKVTRQELEAVHLAPFAEAVKRGTGSVMPSYSSLDIVGDDKGPVKMHASAEMINGVLKDRMGFKGFVISDWQAIDQIPGDYASDVRTSVNAGLDMIMVPTAYPDFHRTLQEEVNTGRISRARIDDAVSRILTQKFTLGLFEKPYADTANIGTVGSAAHRAVAREAAAKSQVLLKNDGAVLPLKPSQKVYVAGSNADDLGNQAGGWTVTWQGSSGKITTGTTILEAMKKAAPDTAPTYSKDASAPMDGHDVGVVVVGETPYAEGIGDVGNGHDLELGAADKAAVDKVCGAMKCAVLIVSGRPQLIGDRLGDIDALVASWLPGTEGDGVADVLYGKRPFTGQLPVTWPKSANQLPINVGDAAYDPQYPYGWGLTTLQKPPRGGELTLKAIALAARVLQAAGRGDSPEARALVSQARLIVQQKTGRHVTAAVSKPFAEADHLALGGDVTGAVAALTVAFRRG encoded by the coding sequence ATGCCACCTCGCACCCGCACGCGCTTTCGAAGCAGAGCAGGAAGGGGAACCGCGGTGCTCGCCGCGACCGCCGTGCTCACCGGTCTCCTGGCCGCCGCTGTCCCCAGCGCCGCAGTCGACGACCCCGCCCCTGTCGCCGTCGACCGCTTCGAGGGCGAGGTCCCCTTCGCGAATCCGCCCGCCGAGGGCATCTTCACCTGGGGCAGCGACGCCGACGACCAGCCCAGGCTGGAGTTCAAGGAGCGCGCGGACGCCCCTGAAGGCGCCAAGGTCCTCGAAGGCAGTTATGACATCAGCGCCTGGGGCGGCCTCACCCACGACTTCGCCTTCGACAAGCCCGCCCACGACTGGACGGCGCACCAGGGCATCCGCTTCTGGTGGTACGGCCAGAACACCGCACCCCTGCCGCCCGGTTCCGGCAAGCGCATCAACTTCGAGCTCAAGGACGGCGGTGCCAACGGCGAGGCCTCCGAGCTGTGGACCACATCGTTCACCGACGACTGGGAGGGCTGGCATCTCGTCGAGATCCCCTTCGCCGACTTCGTCTACCGCGCCGACTACCAGCCTGTCGGTGGCATCGACCAGGTCCTCGGCCTCAACGAGATCTGGGGATACGCGCTGACACTCCCCACCGGCGCGCCCGGCAGGTTCGCGATGGACGGCGTCGAGCTGTACGGCAAGGCCGACCCGGCGCTGAAGGCGAAGGTCGTCACCGACGCCGCCGTGTACCCGGTCGACGAGGGCGGCACCGCCCAGGTGAAGATCTCCGTGGCGACCACAGGATCCGGCCCGATCGACGAGCCCGTGACCGTCGCGTACACGACCGAGGGCGGCACCGCCGAAGCGGGCACGGACTACGCCCCGGTCTCCGGCACCGTCACCTTCCCGGCGGGATCGGTCTCCGGTACGTCCCGGACCGTCGCCGTCGCCACCAAGAAGGACACCGCGGCCGAGTCCGCCGAGACGATCCCGATCAAACTCACCGTCACCGGCGCCAAGCCCCCGGCCGAGACTCCGCAGGTCGTCGTCGACGCTCACGGACTCCCGTATCTCGACGCCCGGCTCCCCGTGAAGAAGCGCGTCGCCGACCTCCTCTCCCGGATGACGCTCGCGGAGAAGGCCGGCCAGATGACCCAGGCCGAGCGCAACGCCCTCAAGTCGCAGGGTGACATCGCACGTTACGACCTCGGTTCACTGCTCTCCGGCGGCGGTTCGGTGCCCACGCCCAACGCCCCCGAGGCCTGGGCCAGGATGGTGGACGCCTACCAACTGCGCGCCCAGGCAACGCGGTTCCAGATCCCGCTGATCTACGGTGTGGACGCCGTCCACGGCCACAACAATGTCATCGGGTCGACGATCATGCCGCACAACATCGGCATCGGGGCCACCCGTGACCCGGCCGTCGCCGAGAAGGCCGGAGCGGTGACGGCGAAGGAAGTACGCGCCACCGGCGTTCCGTGGGACTTCGCACCCTGCCTCTGCGTCACCCGCGACGAGCGCTGGGGTCGCTCGTACGAGTCCTTCGGCGAGGACCCGGCGCTGGTCACCGCCATGGAGACCGTCATCAGAGGCATGCAGGGACCGCCCTCGGGCAAGGACCTCGCTCGCAACGACAAGGTGCTGGCCACCGCGAAGCACTTCGCCGGCGACGGCGGCACGGAGTACGGCTCGTCCACCACCGGCTCGTACACGATCGACCAGGGCATCACCAAGGTCACCCGTCAGGAGCTGGAAGCGGTACACCTCGCGCCTTTCGCCGAAGCGGTGAAGCGCGGCACCGGCTCGGTCATGCCCTCGTACTCCTCGCTCGACATCGTCGGCGACGACAAGGGCCCGGTGAAGATGCACGCCAGTGCGGAGATGATCAACGGCGTGCTCAAGGACCGCATGGGCTTCAAGGGATTCGTCATCAGCGACTGGCAGGCGATCGACCAGATTCCGGGCGACTACGCGAGCGATGTGCGGACGTCCGTCAACGCCGGACTCGACATGATCATGGTCCCGACGGCATACCCCGACTTCCACCGGACGCTGCAGGAGGAGGTGAACACGGGCCGCATCAGCCGGGCCCGGATCGACGACGCGGTCTCCCGGATCCTGACGCAGAAGTTCACGCTCGGCCTCTTCGAGAAGCCGTACGCGGACACGGCCAACATCGGCACCGTCGGCTCGGCCGCACACCGTGCGGTCGCACGCGAGGCCGCCGCCAAGTCCCAGGTCCTGCTGAAGAACGACGGCGCGGTCCTGCCGCTGAAGCCGTCGCAGAAGGTGTACGTCGCCGGGTCCAATGCCGACGACCTCGGCAACCAGGCCGGCGGCTGGACCGTCACCTGGCAGGGCTCCTCCGGAAAGATCACCACCGGCACGACGATTCTGGAGGCCATGAAGAAGGCCGCGCCGGACACGGCCCCCACCTACTCCAAGGACGCCTCCGCGCCGATGGACGGCCATGACGTCGGAGTGGTCGTCGTCGGCGAAACCCCGTACGCCGAGGGCATCGGCGACGTCGGCAACGGCCACGACCTGGAGCTCGGCGCGGCGGACAAGGCGGCAGTCGACAAGGTCTGCGGGGCCATGAAGTGCGCGGTCCTGATCGTCTCGGGCCGCCCCCAGCTGATCGGGGACCGCCTCGGCGACATCGACGCGCTCGTCGCCTCCTGGCTCCCCGGCACGGAGGGCGACGGAGTCGCCGATGTCCTCTACGGCAAGCGGCCCTTCACCGGGCAGCTCCCGGTCACCTGGCCCAAGTCGGCGAACCAGCTGCCGATCAACGTCGGCGACGCGGCGTACGACCCGCAGTATCCCTACGGGTGGGGTCTGACCACGCTGCAAAAGCCCCCGCGGGGCGGGGAACTCACCCTCAAGGCGATCGCCCTCGCGGCCAGGGTCCTTCAGGCGGCGGGACGTGGGGACTCCCCGGAGGCTCGTGCGCTTGTCTCCCAGGCGCGGCTGATCGTCCAGCAGAAGACCGGCCGGCATGTGACGGCGGCGGTGTCGAAGCCGTTCGCGGAGGCGGATCACCTTGCGCTGGGGGGTGACGTGACGGGAGCGGTGGCCGCCCTGACGGTGGCGTTCAGGCGGGGGTAG
- a CDS encoding YceI family protein — MGLFNRKADTAAGTATTTREVDPALVALTGDYNLDPAHSSIGFTVRHAMVTNVRGSFGDFSGSLHLNGADPHRSTAEIDVKISSIDTGIADRDGHLRSGDFFEAEQFPLMTFRSTHAEQLGGDTYRITGDLTIKDVTRPLAIDLEFNGSATDPYGNERVGFEGKAEILRSDWGLTWNAALETGGVMVSDKVKLSFDISAIKAAA, encoded by the coding sequence ATGGGTCTCTTCAACCGCAAGGCCGACACTGCCGCAGGCACTGCCACCACCACCCGCGAGGTGGACCCGGCACTGGTCGCCCTCACAGGCGACTACAACCTCGATCCGGCCCACAGCAGCATCGGCTTCACCGTCCGCCACGCCATGGTCACCAACGTCCGCGGCTCGTTCGGGGACTTCTCCGGCAGCCTGCACCTGAACGGCGCCGACCCCCACCGCTCGACCGCCGAGATCGACGTCAAGATCTCCAGCATCGACACCGGGATCGCCGACCGCGACGGCCACCTGCGCAGCGGTGACTTCTTCGAGGCCGAGCAGTTCCCGCTGATGACGTTCCGCTCCACGCACGCCGAGCAGCTGGGCGGCGACACGTACCGCATCACCGGTGACCTGACGATCAAGGACGTCACGCGCCCGCTCGCCATCGACCTGGAGTTCAACGGCTCCGCCACCGACCCCTACGGCAACGAGCGCGTCGGCTTCGAGGGCAAGGCCGAGATTCTGCGCTCCGACTGGGGCCTGACCTGGAACGCGGCGCTGGAGACCGGCGGCGTCATGGTCAGCGACAAGGTCAAGCTGAGCTTCGACATCTCCGCCATCAAGGCCGCCGCCTGA